Proteins from a single region of Apium graveolens cultivar Ventura chromosome 7, ASM990537v1, whole genome shotgun sequence:
- the LOC141670774 gene encoding uncharacterized protein LOC141670774, giving the protein MSNIPSEDDWEEVEGYIMAAALKRVTGQWGQLGSAISICSDVTFAKIREANNRTNIEKLRADGLKGELEEARENFRTVESGLNEKLKEEKDRAEGLTKEVERLKAELAANEDLKKEAIIAEFKASDVYDFEVAQVGVHEVRRAWLVAERHIKSDPLTNWDSFIQEFFATKSAIEEGKGEPEPYNGPIPSFL; this is encoded by the exons ATGTCCAACATCCCCTCCGAAGATGATTGGGAGGAGGTTGAGGGGTACATCATGGCCGCTGCCTTGAAGAGGGTAACCGGGCAATGGGGGCAG CTTGGGAGCGCCATATCCATCTGCTCAGATGTTACTTTTGCGAAGATCCGGGAGGCCAACAACCGGACCAACATCGAGAAGTTACGGGCTGATGGTTTAAAGGGTGAGCTGGAAGAGGCCCGGGAGAACTTCCGGACGGTTGAATCCGGATTGAACGAGAAGCTGAAGGAGGAGAAGGACCGGGCTGAGGGTCTTACCAAAGAGGTGGAGAGGCTGAAGGCCGAGCTTGCTGCTAATGAAGATTTGAAGAAGGAAGCCATAATCGCTGAGTTCAAGGCTAGTGACGTTTATGACTTCGAGGTGGCTCAGGTAGGAGTTCATGAGGTCCGCAGAGCTTGGCTTGTTGCAGAGAGGCACATAAAATCCGACCCTCTGACCAACTGGGACAGTTTCATTCAGGAGTTCTTTGCTACGAAATCTGCTATCGAAGAGGGAAAGGGTGAACCAGAACCATATAACGGGCCCATCCCTAGTTTCCTCTAG
- the LOC141675170 gene encoding uncharacterized protein LOC141675170, with translation MVPSNFWERMSELAEAHKKEKQRLNLQIVKLQEKLQVMQRLELEIEQMSSSVEDHLIPIFEGGGEDVDANKQIECLKENLKKKDKHIEDLEELNVALIIKEKKINDKLKHTRKLLIDSWKRNGNAFKGEGKKGSPETEDESEGDHEEADGNVHGEKEIVNGVSKNSDEENPKRARIEEKETDTEATKKRKRVPSKKSSGKTNYAEDSKTKKSITVKKSGQPPKKASPTPKKSASKEKAGTRFVKGQEKPKAEKLNPSDHVLKNAICEILKEADFNTTTFKDILNQLVERFSDLVPRKASIKRIFLDELTKLADEEDEEAEAVKDDKPDSAAGEKV, from the exons ATGGTACCAAGCAATTTTTGGGAACGTATGTCGGAGTTGGCAGAAGCTCACAAG AAAGAGAAGCAGAGACTTAATCTACAGATTGTAAAACTACAGGAAAAACTCCAAGTTATGCAGCGTTTAGAACTGGAGATAGAACAAATGAGTAGCAGTGTTGAAGACCACCTGATACCTATTTTTGAGGGAGGAGGCGAGGATGTGGATGCCAATAAACAGATAGAGTGCCTAAAGGAAAACCTGAAGAAGAAGGATAAACATATTGAGGATCTTGAGGAATTGAATGTAGCTTTGATCATCAAGGAGAAGAAAATCAATGACAAGCTCAAGCATACTCGAAAATTATTGATTGAT AGTTGGAAGAGGAATGGAAATGCATTCAAAGGGGAGGGAAAAAAGGGTTCACCTGAAACGGAAGATGAATCTGAAGGAGATCACGAGGAAGCAGATGGCAATGTGCATGGAGAAAAGGAAATTGTAAATGGTGTATCTAAAAACTCTGATGAAGAAAACCCTAAGCGGGCCAGAATTGAGGAAAAAGAGACTGATACTGAAGCGACTAAAAAGCGCAAAAGAGTTCCCTCAAAAAAGTCATCTGGGAAGACGAATTATGCTGAGGATTCTAAAACCAAAAAATCTATAACGGTGAAAAAGTCAGGCCAGCCGCCGAAGAAAGCGTCACCAACACCAAAAAAATCTGCTTCCAAGGAAAAAGCTG GTACAAGATTCGTGAAAGGACAGGAGAAACCTAAAGCGGAGAAGTTAAATCCTAGTGACCATGTGCTTAAGAATGCAATTTGCGAAATTCTCAAGGAGGCGGACTTCAATACG ACCACCTTCAAGGATATTCTGAACCAACTTG TTGAGCGATTCTCGGATCTCGTACCCAGAAAAGCGTCTATAAAACGCATATTTTTGGATGAGCTAACCAAATTGGCGGACGAGGAGGACGAAGAGGCCGAAGCTGTTAAAGATGACAAACCGGATTCAGCTGCAGGGGAGAAAGTCTGA
- the LOC141671051 gene encoding uncharacterized protein LOC141671051, with translation MAISRVFTLLLLLFTSFNFAHCLYEDQVGLMDWHQQYIGKVKQAVFQTHKAGRKRVVVATEENVVASLDLRRGEIFWRKVLGDKDAVDEIALALGKYVITLSSEGSVVRAWNLPDGLLVWESILTGSGSSKSLLLVPETLKVDKDSVILVYGCGSLHAISSIDGEVLWSKDLAAEGIFVQQLIYNDENDMVYAVGFDDVSKFHLYQINAKNGELLKHNSAAYPGAFSGEMLLVTNNRLVTLDSTRATVVAIEIREENIIFEPTQVSDLLQDVSGTASLLPAKLAGIFAVKVSTVILFVKVKDDGKLELVDELDHTVAVSDALSFSEGQQAFALVQHEGSKIDLTIKLNNDWSSNLLKESINMDQDRGVVQKMFINNYIRTDRSYGFRAMLVMEDHSLLLVQQGEIVWSREDSLASVIDVTTSELPIEKDGVSVAKVEHSLLEWLQGHLLKLKGTLMLATPDDVVAIQKMRLQSSEKSKMTRDHNGFRKLLIVLTRAGKVFALHTGDGRIIWSQLLHTLRKSGSCESPSGLKLLQWQVPHHHAMDENPSLLVTGRCGVTSDSPGVLSIVDAYSGKEVNSFGSIHSIVQVIPLPYTDSKERRLHLLIDDVNRAHLYPRTPEAVEIFKSELTNIYWYSVEDNNGILRGHSVKSNCVLDVADEYCFETRDLWSVVFPSESEKIITTVTRKLNEVVHTQAKVIADEDVMFKYISKNLLFVATVSPKATGEIGSVTPEESCLVVYLIDTITGRILHRMTHHGSQGPVHAVLSENWVVYHYFNLRAHRYEMSVIEIYDQSRADNKDVLKLVFGKHNLTSPMSSYSRPDVVTKSQSYFFTHSVKTIAVTSTAKGITSRQLLVGTIGDQVLALDKRFLDPRRSVNPTAAEKEEGIIPLTDSLPILPQSYVTHALKVENLRGIEVIPAKLESTTLIFAYGVDLFFTRLAPSRTYDSLTEDFSYALLLITIVALVVAIFVTWILSERKELQEKWR, from the exons ATGGCGATTTCTAGGGTTTTCACTCTCCTCTTACTCCTCTTCACATCCTTCAACTTCGCTCACTGTCTCTACGAAGATCAAGTTGGCCTCATGGACTG GCATCAACAGTATATAGGGAAAGTGAAGCAGGCGGTGTTCCAGACTCACAAAGCGGGGCGGAAGCGAGTTGTTGTGGCTACTGAGGAGAATGTTGTCGCTTCTCTCGATCTCCGTCGCGGCGAGATTT TTTGGAGGAAGGTTTTGGGAGATAAAGATGCTGTTGATGAGATTGCGTTGGCGCTCGGAAAAT ATGTCATTACACTGTCATCAGAGGGAAGTGTTGTAAGAGCTTGGAACCTTCCGGACGGGCTCCTGGTTTGGGAGTCTATTCTTACTGGCTCAGGTTCCTCGAAGTCATTGTTACTGGTTCCG GAAACTTTGAAGGTTGACAAGGACAGTGTTATACTTGTTTATGGTTGCGGATCTCTCCATGCAATTTCAAGCATAGATGGTGAAGTTTTATGGAGCAAAGACTTGGCAGCTGAAGG CATATTCGTTCAACAATTAATTTATAATGACGAAAATGATATGGTATATGCTGTGGGATTTGATGATGTCTCCAAATTTCACTTATATCAAATCAATGCTAAGAATGGCGAGCTGTTGAAACACAATAGTGCTGCGTATCCTGGTGCCTTTTCTGGAGAGATGTTGTTAGTTACAAACAACAGGCTTGTTACACTGGATTCTACTAGAGCAACCGTGGTAGCAATAGAAATTAGGGAAGAAAATATTATATTTGAACCGACACAAGTTTCTGACCTTCTTCAGGATGTTTCTGGTACTGCAAGTTTACTGCCTGCTAAACTTGCAGGAATTTTTGCTGTCAAAGTGAGTACAGTTATTCTTTTTGTGAAAGTGAAGGATGATGGAAAGTTGGAGCTAGTAGATGAACTTGATCACACTGTAGCTGTTAGTGATGCCTTGTCATTTTCAGAAGGACAACAGGCTTTTGCTCTGGTGCAACATGAAGGTAGTAAGATTGACCTCACCATAAAGCTTAATAATGATTGGAGTAGCAACTTGCTCAAAGAAAGCATAAATATGGACCAAGACAGGGGTGTCGTGCAGAAAATGTTTATCAATAACTATATCCGAACAGATAGGTCATATGGGTTTAGAGCCATGCTTGTTATGGAAGATCATTCACTTCTATTAGTGCAACAAGGTGAAATCGTCTGGAGTAGGGAGGACTCGCTTGCTTCAGTCATTGATGTGACAACATCAGAGTTACCTATAGAAAAGGATGGGGTGTCAGTAGCAAAAGTAGAGCATAGCCTATTGGAATGGCTGCAG GGTCACTTGCTGAAGCTTAAAGGTACTCTAATGCTTGCTACTCCTGATGATGTTGTAGCCATTCAGAAAATGAGGTTACAAAGCTCAGAAAAGAGCAAAATGACTCGTGATCACAATGGGTTTCGTAAACTGTTGATAGTACTTACTCGAGCAGGGAAAGTTTTTGCTCTGCACACCGGAGATGGAAGAATTATCTGGTCTCAATTGTTGCACACTCTTCGCAAATCAGGATCATGTGAATCTCCATCTGGGTTGAAGTTACTTCAATGGCAGGTACCTCATCACCATGCTATGGACGAAAATCCATCCCTTCTTGTCACTGGCAGATGTGGAGTTACATCAGATTCCCCTGGTGTTCTTTCTATTGTTGATGCATATTCGGGAAAAGAGGTTAACAGTTTCGGTTCCATTCATTCCATAGTGCAAGTTATACCATTGCCGTATACTGATTCAAAGGAACGACGTCTGCACTTATTGATTGATGATGTAAACCGTGCTCACTTATACCCTCGGACTCCAGAGGCAGTTGAAATTTTCAAAAGCGAGCTTACAAACATATATTGGTACTCAGTTGAAGATAATAACGGCATTCTACGGGGCCATTCAGTGAAGAGCAATTGCGTTCTTGATGTAGCAGATGAGTACTGTTTTGAAACCAGGGATTTGTGGTCTGTTGTGTTTCCTTCAGAGTCGGAAAAGATAATTACAACTGTGACAAGAAAACTTAACGAG GTTGTTCATACTCAAGCAAAGGTTATAGCAGATGAAGATGTGATGTTCAAATATATATCAAAGAATCTGCTTTTTGTGGCTACTGTATCACCTAAGGCTACTGGTGAAATTGGCTCTGTCACCCCAGAAGAATCGTGTCTTGTTGTGTATCTTATTGACACTATAACTGGCCGTATACTGCACCGCATGACTCATCATGGTTCACAGGGCCCTGTGCATGCT GTATTAAGTGAGAACTGGGTTGTTTACCACTACTTTAATCTAAGAGCTCACAGATATGAGATGTCTGTCATTGAAATCTATGACCAGTCTCGAGCG GATAACAAAGATGTTTTGAAGCTTGTATTTGGAAAGCACAATCTTACTTCGCCCATGTCTTCTTATTCTCGTCCGGATGTTGTAACAAAATCACAGTCTTACTTTTTCACACATTCTGTTAAAACAATAGCTGTGACATCAACAGCAAAAGGCATAACATCCCGGCAGCTACTTGTTGGTACAATTGGTGATCAG GTCTTGGCACTTGATAAGCGCTTTCTGGATCCTAGGCGATCAGTTAATCCTACCGCAGCTGAGAAAGAGGAAGGAATAATACCTTTAACTGATTCATTACCAATTCTTCCACAG TCTTATGTGACACATGCCCTTAAAGTAGAAAACCTTAGAGGCATAGAAGTCATACCTGCAAAGCTGGAATCAACCACTCTCATCTTTGCATATGGTGTGGATCTCTTCTTCACCCGACTTGCACCTTCAAGAACTTATGATTCACTAACGGAAGATTTCAGCTATGCCCTACTTTTAATCACAATTGTAGCACTTGTTGTGGCAATCTTTGTGACATGGATTTTATCAGAGAGAAAGGAATTGCAAGAGAAGTGGAGGTGA